In Vibrio echinoideorum, the following proteins share a genomic window:
- a CDS encoding MFS transporter has product MRVFPLKDAPLVLLSLIFFIWGLITVSSNSLIPHYKEAFSLDYKMAMLFPMAFFITRITVSLPTSFVMAKIGYRTTLKFCLVWCLLGCLAMAYLVRGEELVPTLIGILLMASGVSAIQVVSSPYVSLLSTPDKSVIRQSVATASNSVGTVLGPLVLTAVILVAASFNVDNTAHQVSFLFLLIALFFFGLLIFFSKMTLPDIKPKQMTGFWRGLAILIKNHQFMKLALVLLLYIGVEVSFGTFTIAYLADQQYGDLGLVFATQIIAIYWVLMFVGRVLFAKFGSTVNKHYLFSLSCVIAALISAVAVYQNYVWVGYLMLVVGLCNSALYPIIYAQALHASGKQNSQGAAILIMCSIGGVVLPFVQASLIDELSLSTSYIAPALAYVLMIVLYWSSLKHRI; this is encoded by the coding sequence ATGAGAGTATTCCCCTTAAAAGATGCCCCACTGGTCTTACTGTCGCTGATATTTTTTATCTGGGGTTTAATTACCGTTTCAAGTAACTCGCTAATTCCACATTACAAAGAAGCTTTCTCTCTCGACTATAAAATGGCGATGTTATTTCCCATGGCCTTTTTTATCACCCGAATCACGGTGTCGCTTCCAACGTCATTTGTCATGGCAAAAATTGGCTATAGAACTACGCTGAAGTTCTGCTTGGTATGGTGCCTACTGGGCTGTCTAGCCATGGCATATTTAGTACGAGGAGAAGAGCTTGTTCCAACACTCATTGGGATCTTATTGATGGCCTCAGGTGTGTCAGCAATTCAAGTAGTGAGTTCACCTTACGTATCACTACTCTCGACACCTGATAAGAGCGTCATACGTCAAAGTGTGGCAACAGCATCGAACTCTGTTGGCACTGTGCTTGGTCCGCTAGTGCTTACCGCTGTCATTCTTGTGGCAGCAAGTTTTAACGTCGACAACACCGCACATCAAGTTTCGTTTCTGTTCTTACTCATCGCCCTGTTCTTTTTCGGCTTACTGATATTTTTTAGCAAAATGACGCTTCCAGATATTAAACCAAAACAGATGACTGGCTTTTGGCGAGGGTTAGCCATCCTGATTAAAAATCACCAGTTCATGAAATTGGCGTTAGTACTATTGTTGTATATTGGTGTCGAAGTCAGTTTTGGTACTTTTACTATTGCGTACCTTGCCGACCAGCAATATGGCGACCTTGGTTTGGTATTCGCAACACAGATCATCGCTATTTACTGGGTATTGATGTTTGTCGGAAGAGTGTTATTCGCCAAGTTCGGAAGCACAGTAAATAAGCACTATCTCTTCTCATTGTCTTGCGTTATTGCAGCTTTGATTAGCGCCGTTGCGGTCTATCAAAATTATGTTTGGGTTGGCTATTTGATGCTTGTCGTAGGGCTATGTAATTCTGCGCTCTACCCTATCATTTACGCACAAGCGCTACATGCCTCAGGTAAGCAAAATTCACAAGGAGCAGCAATTCTCATTATGTGTTCAATTGGAGGTGTTGTTTTGCCATTTGTGCAGGCGAGTTTGATTGATGAGCTATCACTGAGCACGAGTTATATTGCGCCCGCATTAGCGTATGTATTGATGATAGTTTTGTACTGGTCTAGCTTAAAGCATCGTATTTGA
- a CDS encoding L-ribulose-5-phosphate 3-epimerase, whose product MYQNLLRHRVGLYEKALPNELSWEDKLKQTKELGFDFLEISVDESDERRSRLDWNDDEVYALRRLCEKYGVPLQSMCLSAHRKFPFGSADPANREQAVIHMEKAISLAYKLGIRTIQLAGYDVYYEPADKVTHQRFIEGMKLSAQLAERAGVMLAVEIMDTDYLNSLSKFEVLSREINSPYFTAYPDVGNISGWNYDIVTELKLSKPRITQIHLKDTYRVTDEYKGQFRDLVIGDGEVDFNAIFETLKETECVVPLVIEMWAQDERWKENILTAQKRLNEVCVQTGVPILFDH is encoded by the coding sequence ACTTAAGCAAACCAAAGAACTCGGCTTTGATTTTCTAGAGATATCGGTGGATGAATCAGACGAGCGTCGCAGCCGTTTAGATTGGAATGACGATGAAGTGTATGCCTTGCGTCGCCTTTGCGAAAAGTACGGCGTGCCGTTGCAATCGATGTGCTTGAGCGCGCATCGCAAGTTCCCCTTTGGTTCAGCAGATCCTGCGAATCGAGAACAAGCTGTTATCCATATGGAGAAAGCGATCTCGTTGGCTTACAAATTGGGCATTCGTACCATTCAACTCGCTGGGTATGACGTTTACTACGAGCCTGCGGATAAGGTGACCCATCAGAGGTTCATTGAAGGCATGAAGCTTTCAGCGCAATTGGCCGAAAGAGCGGGCGTTATGCTTGCTGTCGAGATCATGGATACTGATTACCTAAACTCTTTGAGTAAATTTGAAGTGCTGAGTCGAGAGATAAACTCACCTTATTTCACGGCATACCCTGACGTTGGCAACATCTCTGGCTGGAACTATGACATCGTGACTGAGCTGAAACTGAGTAAACCTCGTATTACTCAAATTCATCTCAAAGACACTTATCGAGTAACGGATGAGTACAAAGGGCAGTTCCGAGATCTGGTTATTGGTGACGGTGAAGTGGACTTCAACGCAATTTTTGAAACGTTGAAAGAGACTGAGTGCGTTGTACCACTCGTGATTGAGATGTGGGCCCAGGATGAGCGTTGGAAAGAGAATATTCTCACGGCGCAAAAGCGTTTGAATGAGGTTTGTGTTCAAACGGGCGTACCGATATTGTTCGACCATTGA
- a CDS encoding IclR family transcriptional regulator: MSEQIKSLSKALTVLEFLGNYPNGVSLQKVSEGTGFNKSSVHRILATFEASGYVAQMCSGKEYRLTMKLVQLGHAAINSDVTGTVKPYLSELLDDVNETVNFLSFDADNIIFKDKFEPVNSSFRTRTYVGLHSPMYCSAAGKCYLAFSSESVRETYWKRNVSTMKPLTENTILDKSQFFGVLDKIKSRGYALDDEENEAGISCVAVPIFDKNNSPVYAVSVSSLTPKMKALGYEEIASRIQDITTRIEQQLF, encoded by the coding sequence ATGAGTGAGCAAATTAAATCGTTGTCTAAAGCACTGACCGTATTGGAATTCCTTGGGAATTATCCTAATGGCGTTTCGCTACAAAAAGTGTCTGAAGGGACTGGCTTCAACAAGTCATCTGTCCACCGTATTTTAGCAACGTTTGAAGCCTCTGGTTATGTTGCTCAAATGTGTTCAGGTAAAGAATATCGCTTAACAATGAAGTTGGTTCAGCTTGGACACGCTGCTATCAACTCTGATGTCACTGGCACCGTTAAGCCATACCTATCTGAGCTACTCGACGATGTGAATGAAACGGTTAACTTCCTCTCTTTTGATGCTGACAACATCATTTTTAAAGACAAGTTTGAACCCGTTAATTCTTCCTTTAGAACTCGAACCTACGTAGGGCTGCATTCTCCAATGTACTGCTCAGCGGCAGGAAAATGTTACTTAGCATTTAGCTCTGAGAGCGTTCGAGAAACCTATTGGAAACGCAATGTCAGCACGATGAAGCCGTTAACTGAAAACACGATTCTCGACAAGTCTCAGTTTTTTGGTGTTCTCGATAAAATTAAGAGTCGTGGTTATGCGCTCGATGATGAAGAGAACGAAGCGGGTATTTCTTGTGTTGCTGTCCCTATTTTTGACAAGAACAATTCTCCTGTATACGCGGTTAGTGTCTCTTCACTTACGCCAAAAATGAAAGCTCTCGGCTACGAAGAGATCGCTAGCAGAATTCAAGACATAACAACGCGTATAGAACAACAACTCTTTTAA
- a CDS encoding L-ribulose-5-phosphate 3-epimerase codes for MFDSKNKFRLGIYEKAMPTTLTWEERLIHAKEAGFDFVEISVDETDERRARLDWSDEEIYELRRLCEKHQMPFQSMCLSAHRKFPFGSMDDAIRTESLIIMEKAISLAYKLGIRCIQMAGYDVYYEPQSAETHARFIEGMQQATKMAERAGIMLGVEIMDTPYLNSLSKFEVLKREIPSPYFMAYPDVGNISGWNYDVCTELKLSRDHLVQVHLKDTLRVSETCKGQFRDLVIGEGQVDFPAIFKTLAEIDYSAPLVIEMWAQNDNWLDDIKQAKATLKSIANQSGFEL; via the coding sequence ATGTTTGATTCTAAAAACAAATTCAGATTAGGTATTTACGAAAAAGCGATGCCAACCACCCTTACATGGGAAGAGCGTTTGATTCACGCCAAAGAAGCTGGCTTCGACTTTGTAGAAATTTCAGTGGATGAAACCGATGAGCGCCGCGCTCGTTTAGATTGGTCAGACGAAGAAATTTATGAGCTTCGCCGTCTATGTGAAAAGCACCAAATGCCTTTCCAATCCATGTGCCTAAGCGCACACCGTAAGTTTCCGTTTGGCTCAATGGATGATGCTATTCGTACTGAATCGCTGATCATCATGGAAAAAGCGATTTCATTAGCTTACAAGCTTGGTATTCGCTGTATTCAAATGGCGGGCTACGATGTGTACTACGAGCCGCAATCGGCTGAAACACACGCTCGCTTCATTGAAGGTATGCAGCAAGCCACCAAAATGGCAGAACGCGCAGGCATCATGTTGGGTGTTGAGATTATGGATACTCCGTACCTGAACTCACTGAGCAAGTTTGAAGTGTTAAAGCGAGAGATCCCATCGCCTTACTTCATGGCTTACCCAGATGTCGGCAATATTTCTGGTTGGAATTACGACGTGTGTACAGAGCTTAAGCTGAGCCGTGATCACCTAGTGCAAGTTCACCTAAAAGACACGCTACGAGTTTCAGAAACCTGCAAAGGTCAGTTCCGAGATCTTGTTATCGGCGAAGGCCAAGTCGACTTCCCTGCAATTTTCAAAACACTGGCTGAAATTGATTACAGCGCACCATTAGTGATTGAAATGTGGGCACAAAACGACAACTGGTTAGACGATATCAAACAAGCAAAAGCAACATTAAAATCTATCGCTAACCAATCTGGCTTTGAACTGTAA
- a CDS encoding HAD family hydrolase, with the protein MPKLDKYKGIIFDLDGTLVNSMVAHAHAWKQTCTKFDIPYEKEWLDQLGGMPSRKVTQEILKRYDLALDAQQITSDKIANFEAIEHKGDVIPETYALLQQQYQLKKIGIGTGAQAKHARATLKTTDIPSMIRTIVTSDDVENHKPNPDTFLKVASQLELDPSDCVVFEDTIIGQHAATSAGMDCYMVENGQITKFVPAS; encoded by the coding sequence ATGCCAAAGTTAGATAAATATAAAGGAATTATTTTTGATCTCGACGGAACGTTGGTCAATTCTATGGTGGCGCACGCCCATGCATGGAAACAGACTTGCACGAAGTTTGATATTCCCTACGAAAAAGAGTGGTTGGATCAACTTGGTGGGATGCCATCACGAAAGGTCACTCAAGAGATCCTCAAGCGTTATGATCTAGCCCTTGATGCTCAACAAATTACTTCGGACAAAATCGCTAACTTTGAGGCTATTGAGCACAAAGGGGATGTTATTCCAGAAACCTATGCACTCTTACAGCAACAGTATCAGTTGAAAAAGATAGGTATCGGCACTGGCGCTCAGGCAAAACATGCAAGAGCAACCCTAAAGACGACTGACATCCCATCAATGATACGCACGATTGTCACTTCGGATGACGTAGAGAATCATAAGCCAAACCCAGATACGTTTTTGAAAGTTGCTAGCCAGTTAGAGCTCGACCCGAGCGATTGTGTGGTGTTTGAAGATACGATCATTGGTCAGCACGCGGCGACATCGGCAGGCATGGATTGCTACATGGTTGAAAACGGACAGATAACTAAGTTTGTTCCTGCGAGCTAA